The following coding sequences lie in one Musa acuminata AAA Group cultivar baxijiao chromosome BXJ1-8, Cavendish_Baxijiao_AAA, whole genome shotgun sequence genomic window:
- the LOC103993966 gene encoding uncharacterized protein LOC103993966, protein MKFKEGDRVEVLRSKEEQYGSWFPAKITSLNGYTYTVRYELFHSSDGKPVVETVHEGDVRPSPPPQDRRELRLVVGGIAEVLDLCAWRVGKVMKVIKEDRIVIKLFGSIQLQEHSVSDLRVPQAWQNNQWLMIDMGIKGKQFGYDYIPSSSNSARKLDCGASQGIDKQASPGQRCKQKRASCNSPIKAGKRNLNSHCGFSPVNLVGGTKWKRKSSTDKSNKLSTRSLPKKVDCVSFSKDIVAEHFLHKSNKDRTTTFPQMNADKGFTNNHVVNSSSIPLAVTEEDIECSVASCSGNEYPGYSYQNLREHCKDTALDSFDDAISSCPIEGKEYQSKSGDELAANVHELELQAYQYTMQALHASGPLSWEQESLLTNLRLSLNISNEEHLLHLRHLLSA, encoded by the exons ATGAAGTTCAAAGAAGGCGATAGGGTGGAGGTGTTGAGAAGTAAGGAGGAGCAGTATGGTTCTTGGTTTCCTGCTAAAATTACCTCGCTAAATGGATACACATATACTGTAAGATATGAGTTGTTTCATAGTTCCGATGGGAAGCCTGTGGTCGAAACAGTGCATGAGGGGGACGTTAGGCCTTCCCCACCGCCACAGGATCGCAGAGAGCTTCGTTTGGTTGTTGGTGGCATAGCTGAGGTGCTTGATCTCTGCGCTTGGAGAGTTGGGAAGGTCATGAAAGTCATAAAAGAAGATCGCATTGTGATCAAACTCTTTGGTTCCATCCAACTTCAAGAACACAGTGTGTCTGACCTAAGAGTTCCACAAGCTTGGCAGAACAACCAATGGCTTATGATTGACATG GGAATCAAGGGGAAGCAATTTGGCTATGATTACATCCCATCTAGCTCCAATTCTGCAAGAAAATTGGATTGTGGTGCAAGTCAAGGCATTGACAAACAAGCTTCACCTGGACAGAGATGTAAGCAAAAGCGTGCCAGCTGCAATTCGCCTATCAAAGCTGGGAAGAGGAATCTCAACTCTCACTGTGGCTTCTCTCCTGTTAATTTAGTTGGAGGAACCAAATGGAAAAGGAAATCCAGCACAGACAAATCAAATAAGTTATCTACAAGATCACTGCCTAAAAAGGTAGATTGTGTCTCTTTCTCGAAAGATATAGTTGCTGAGCATTTCCTGCACAAATCCAATAAAGATCGAACCACCACATTTCCTCAGATGAATGCTGACAAGGGGTTCACTAACAATCATGTCGTGAATTCATCTTCAATACCTTTAGCAGTCACTGAAGAGGATATTGAATGCTCTGTTGCTAGTTGTAGTGGTAATGAGTATCCAGGATATAGTTATCAAAATCTCAGAGAACACTGTAAAGATACTGCATTGGATAGTTTTGATGATGCCATATCATCATGCCCAATAGAAGGGAAAGAGTATCAAAGCAAATCTGGAGATGAATTAGCTGCCAATGTCCATGAATTAGAGCTACAAGCATACCAATATACTATGCAAGCTTTGCATGCCTCTGGTCCCTTGAGTTGGGAGCAAGAATCACTTCTAACAAATCTTCGTCTCTCTCTCAATATATCTAATGAAGAACATTTACTTCATCTGAGGCACCTGTTATCTGCTTAA